In Lates calcarifer isolate ASB-BC8 linkage group LG4, TLL_Latcal_v3, whole genome shotgun sequence, a genomic segment contains:
- the abhd8a gene encoding protein ABHD8 produces MLTSITEGILCCLTGKAASLVLPLELSEPSDGFEFVEVKPGRVLRVRHIVPERQPLVTEDQIAGKEKMGGECDDDSSPEDNESSTGSSVHCKRKITVYRNGQLVIENLGDVLHSEILQCQDGDLEPCSTVEVELADFKEMASSPDPNPIPPPVPPPPGEQKPAPPPRRRRRKPKRTVFIDSKRVISSCKGTHSDVALFFVHGVGGSLDIWSSQLDFFSRLGYEVVAPDLAGHGASTAPQIAAAYTFYALAEDLRAIFKRYARKRNILIGHSYGVSFCTFLAHEYPDLVHKVVMINGGGPTALEPSLCSIFQLPSCVLHCLSPCLAWSFLKAGFARQGAKEKQLLKQGNAFNVSPFVLRAMMSGQYWPEGDEVYHAELTVPILLVHGMCDKFVPMDEDQRMAEILLFAFLKVIEEGSHMVMMECPDTVNTLLHEFFLWEPDMSRKDSSKTETEKTVAVSDTLHTLRINKPVDK; encoded by the exons ATGCTGACCAGCATCACTGAAGGGATACTGTGCTGCCTGACTGGGAAGGCTGCCAGTTTGGTCTTGCCCCTGGAGTTGTCAGAGCCCTCTGATGGATTTGAATTTGTGGAGGTGAAACCTGGGAGAGTCCTGCGAGTGCGGCACATTGTCCCTGAGCGTCAGCCCTTAGTGACGGAAGACCAAATTGCAGGCAAGGAGAAGATGGGCGGCGAGTGCGATGACGACAGCTCTCCTGAGGATAACGAGAGCAGTACCGGCAGCAGCGTCCACTGTAAGAGGAAGATCACTGTCTACCGCAACGGCCAGCTAGTGATTGAGAATCTCGGCGATGTTTTGCACTCTGAGATCCTGCAGTGTCAGGATGGGGATCTGGAGCCCTGCAGCactgtggaggtggagctggCTGATTTCAAAGAAATGGCCTCTTCCCCAGACCCCAACCCCATTCCTCCTCCAGTTCCTCCCCCTCCTGGAGAGCAGAAACCTGCTCCACCTCCACGCCGCCGCCGCCGCAAGCCCAAGCGCACTGTGTTCATTGACTCAAAGAGGGTGATCTCAAGCTGCAAGGGGACACACTCGGATGTAGCGCTGTTCTTTGTGCACGGTGTGGGAGGCTCTCTGGACATTTGGAGCAGCCAACTGGACTTCTTCTCTCGGCTGGGCTATGAGGTCGTCGCGCCAGACCTGGCGGGGCATGGAGCCAGCACTGCTCCACAGATCGCAGCAGCTTATACGTTTTATGCCCTGGCGGAGGACTTACGCGCCATCTTTAAGAGATACGCTCGGAAACGTAACATTCTCATCGGTCACTCATATGG AGTGTCATTTTGCACCTTCCTGGCCCACGAATATCCTGATTTGGTCCATAAGGTGGTGATGATCAATGGAGGGGGTCCCACAGCTCTGGAGCCCAGTCTCTGCTCCATCTTCCAGCTGCCATCTTGCGTCCTTCACTGTCTGTCACCCTGCCTGGCCTGGAGCTTCCTCAA AGCTGGATTTGCCCGTCAGGGCgccaaagaaaagcagctgtTGAAGCAAGGCAATGCCTTCAATGTGTCTCCATTTGTCCTGCGAGCCATGATGAGTGGCCAGTACTGGCCTGAGGGGGATGAGGTCTACCATGCTGAGCTCACTGTGCCCATCCTTCTGGTTCATGGCATGTGTGACAAGTTTGTGCCCATGGATGAGGACCAGCGCATGGCAGAG ATCCTCCTGTTTGCATTCCTAAAAGTCATTGAGGAAGGAAGTCACATGGTCATGATGGAGTGTCCTGACACTGTCAACACCCTCCTCCACGAATTCTTTCTATGGGAGCCTGACATGTCcagaaaagacagcagcaagacagagacagagaagacagtTGCTGTCAGTGACACTCTCCACACGCTGAGAATCAATAAGCCTGTGGACAAATAA